In Pseudemcibacter aquimaris, the sequence GTACAGCACTCGGCGTCTAAAAAGTTCACCACCTCTTTCAAGGCATCAAGTTCTGCAAAACAGTAAAGCGTTCTACCGTCCCTTTCCTGACGGACAAGTCCTGCATGCATCAAACGGTGGATATGGTGCGATAGTGTTGACCCGGAAACATTAAGGTGTTCCTGAATTTCACCAACTGGAAGGCCATTATTGCCCGCCTTCACCAGCAAGCGATAAACCGACATGCGTGTGTCATGCCCAAGTTCCGCCATTCTTTTTACTGCTAATTCCTGTTTCATAAATTCATATATAACCGGATTCGAATTATATTTCAATATTTATCGAAATATAAAAATATGTCAGTTGTAAACCAATCCTCTCATTCAATCACAGTTATGTGAATTCATTTCATTTGAAACTATTGCCATGTGGCGATTATGTTCTCGCCAACACAAAATATAAATGGGAAATTATTATGAAATCTTTACTTACACTTGGTGTTTTAATCACCATACCAACCATCACACTTGCACAAGAAGTAACACCAAAACCGG encodes:
- a CDS encoding ArsR/SmtB family transcription factor, translated to MKQELAVKRMAELGHDTRMSVYRLLVKAGNNGLPVGEIQEHLNVSGSTLSHHIHRLMHAGLVRQERDGRTLYCFAELDALKEVVNFLDAECCTL